The nucleotide window TTACCGACCATGGCCTGGTGGGCATTTAAGCTCGAGAATTCAATGATCTGACAGGAGAAGAAATCAACATCAGTGCATCCAGATGAACTGTTCAGTACTCTGAGTCCACCACCCTTCAGGAAGCATCAGTGTCGCACCCTGAAAGAGCACCCACCATGCAGAAAGGATTACAGTGCAGGATGCTAGTCCTCGGCCCAGCAGTTTGCTTCAGAACAAGGGAAAGAACCAAACGTTGTCTAAAGGCAGAATCACCCACAGGCTTGGATATTCTACAGATTATTTCCCCTGAGGCAAGGAGCACCCATAATCTTTCTTCATTCTCCACAGCAACCCCTGCTCTGCTGGAAATGCTGAGTTGCATGTACTAACCAAATTCTAAACCTCCATCTTCCTTCCAGTACCTTggtctgctccagctctctgttcttaGCTTGAATGATTGCTTCGAAGTCCTTCTTGCTGCGGTTTAGCTCCTCCATCAGGGCCCGATGCTGCAGAAACACGGCAGAGTGACACCCAGCATGAGCTACAGTGTACCCCACCCTCCAGCCACAtacccgctctctctctctagtctGTTTCTTTAGTTCAAGGATCAATGAACTGGCAATTAAACAATATCaccttctatcttctggtttttttttttccccccccaggAAAGGGGGCAGACAGGAAGGGAGGCTGTCAAATCCATTATCCCTCAGGAACTTAGCCAACCTCAGTGACCAAACAAGATCAGCTGAAGAACTTTCACTGTCTTTGAGAATCTGATTCAGGAGGTTTGGACTGAGCTCCagaaacaagtattttttttttcgttaagattttatttatttgagaggcagagagagagagagagagagagagagtgagtgtcttcctggggccagcgctgccgcacagcaggttaaagccccggcctgcagcgctggcatcccatatgggcattggtttgggtcccagctgctccacttccgatccagctctctgctatggcctgggaaagcagtagaagatggcctctgGGCCcctgaagacctggaggaagctcctagctccagagcagcacagctctgaccgttgtggccaactggggagtgaaccagcagatggaagacctctctctttctctgtgtccctatctctctgtctttcaaatgaataaagatatatatatttaaaaaaagagagagaaagagagagagagagtcttccatccactgattcactccttagatggccacaatggccagagctgtgctgatctgaagccaggagccagtagccaggagctaaGGAGGGAGCTTCctcaaggggcccaaggacatgcgccatcttctgctgctttcccaggccacagctgagagccagactggaagtggagcagctgagactcgaaccagtgcccataggatgctggcattgcaggtagctactttacccactataccacagcgctggacccaaacatgtattcttttaaaaagctacCCACATGATTCTGGAAATGGTACTTAAGAACTGGTAAGCATCCATAAGGCGACCCTGTACTCAAAGTGGCTTTTAAGAAACaatcatggggccggcaccatggcgcagcaggttaacaccctggcctgaagcgccagcatcccatatgggtgcgagtttgagtccggctgttccacttcccatctagctctctgctatggcctgggaaagcagtagaagatggcccaagtgcttgggcccctgcacccatgtgggagacccagaagaagctccaggctcctggcttttgatcagcgtagttccagctgttgtggccaattggggagtgaaccagcggatggaagacctctctctctctctctctctgcctctctataactcagcctttcaaataaatagataaatcttcaaaaaaaaaaaaaattcgtggGGAAATGGGATTTGGGAAACCTAGACAGCCACTTTCACTGAAGTAAAAAAAGCCATTTAGCCTATTTATTCACACGCCTATGAGGCAACCCTGCCTGCACTCTGCCAGTATCTGCTGGACGATGGCGTGCCCAAGAGCTAACAGCTCATCCACTGGGACCAAAGGCCTACCTCAAATGTCAAGAAAGTCCATGTCTGTGAAGCACACTTTATGAGTTTATGCTCTCACCTcacttaaaattcattttaaaggcaggtgGTATAAAAGTATGTTTGTTATTATCAGGAAACAAATGGTAAAATGTGTGATGTCCTAAAGAAAGCAGTCATGTCAGAAGGGCTGGGTCTTCATCTTGACTACTAATTAGATGTTTGTGGCTTAACTTTCTCAATATAACATCAGAAAACAGATGCCTCCCTCTCCACCTTGATGTTGATAAGAAAATAAGAGGTATGAGAAGCATTCAGAAACGTTTTTACAGCTCTATGACGATCTGTTTTTATAAGAGCCTGGTAAAGATAACAACTTCAAAGGACCAGCAAGATGGAACAAAGACAACCCACTGCTTCAGTTGAGAATGGCAGCCCCCAGGCAGGATGGTATAGAACCATGACCAGGAAGTCCGACCTTTCAGCTGAATGACTCCTAGGCCAAGCACCCCCTGCTCCATAGCAGTGTGCTCCTGTCTGTCTCAGGACAGGGCGAGGCACACTGAGGTGCAGGTGTTCAGGGACCCCTCAGGGATCCCCACCAAGCTGAATGGTTCTTTTCCAGCCAGTTTTTAAACATTAGGCTTGAAACAGTATCTGAACATTAATTTAGTAACGCCTAAAGGGAAACATACTTACTCCTCACTCTACAAAGTAAACaaactcagaaaataaaattctcagaAGATTGAATTAATGTCCACCTAATTCTTTCCAAATTTACTTGTGCAGCCGTCAAGGGAATCAAGGTGGGTACCCTGTCATGCACATGAAACTGTGACTGTGAGCACTGTGCAGCGGGAGACAGGCGACAGGTATGCAATAGAAGCACATAAGGAGATGTTCCCCTGAACACATTCTAATGCAATCTGCTCGGTGTGCTAAGGGAAATCCGAACCACCCCATTTACCTCCTGACTAAACTTGCAACAAACTACTAATTGTAATACAGGAAGGACAGAAGATAAAGCAGGCTTTAAAGATGCAAGAGAACACATAAAAAGCAATCAAATGAGAGAAGTAGTCAAGTTAAATGAAACAAATTACAGGCAATCTTTTAGGAGCATTTTATTCCTGGGAGCTTTACTCCTGCGTTAAATCAATGTTTTGCTGACTATTAAATAGCACACTGTCAACCTGACCTAAAATGTTTAATGGCAACATTGCTGAATGGTTTCTGGATGTCTAAAGCTCAGGGACAGTGGGGTAATGGAGGCCCTCCCCAGCCCTAGCGGCCAAGTCATAGCTTGCATTCCCCCACCTTTCTAGAGAAGTAGAGCCACTTCCCCAGAGAGCCTCCTTCCTAATTGCTACAGGCTCTGTTCCATCTTCGCCAGAGCAACTTCTGCTCAGATGAAGATGTAAGTTTTCACGCTGAGAGCTGGCATGTCTGTGAAGCTCCAAATCTCTGGCCTGATGTCGTGagcagctgccacctgctctgtTTGCAGACTGGAGATACCACAGAGGTGTGGGCTGAGCAGCAGTGGCCATGTgatacctggctgctccccacTCGCAGCTCACTACAATCTCAGCACAGTGGCAAGAATTAAGTTACCTCCTGCAGAGCCTGGACCAGCTGTTGCTTCAGGTCCTCTTCTCCTTGCTCTTTCTCCAAATCCTGCAAAGCCAAAACAAAATGGAAGgttgctctgaagggagggggaaaggggaacAAAATCCACGACAAGCAAAGCAAACTAGCTGCTGTGAGCATCTGGAAACGacagggggcagggagcaggtggcaATCTCCCATTTTACTTCAAGCTGCTGGCAGTAAAGGATTTGAGCAGAGTTATCTGCCCAAATACTGCACCCCTCAGCTCAGGACTGTCAGCTTCAAGCCACCATTTGGGTGGTTCTGGAAAAACGATGAGCTAACAGTCTAGGTAGGCCTCCATCACTGGCTGATGCATGCTCTGACACACTGAGAACTGAGTCACCAAATATTTACACTCAGGTAATAATCCCCATGCCAGCATGCATGAAATCCACACTCATGCTGTCAATTCTGGCCACCCCATCACCACTTTCTCCTCAGTCCCTATCACTTTCAGCCTATAAACTGTCCTTTCTTTCCTCCACTGGCCCCTTCTGATGTGGGCACCATCCGTTTAGCATAAACCTATGGCCAGCACCTTCCACAGGAACCTCTGGGCCCTTCTTTCCTTTAGAATTACCTACCCACTTAATATGCTAAATTGAAACTGTTGTCTAATTCAACATATTGACTGAAATTGTTCTCCAATTATGTGACGCATATGACGTATCTTGTCTCCTCAGTAAGATAATTACTTAACAGCAAAAACCACTTAGCATTTTTACGTCCACTAGAACTCCCTAGTGCCAAACCACATGGATGCTCAAAATAAAGGTCTGTGTGAGGCAGTAAGGGTTAAATGAGTTTTTGAACATATAATAGGGGTAGACAGATCCCCCAGGGCTTGGTGGGCAGAGGGAAATGCAGCTGATACAGGAGACTAGATGTACTTCACTACCAGTGATTTATACATGACCTTATACCTAGAAAATTCTCTAAACcaatcttttttgtctttttttagcATTTTGGTACAGAGAGAAATTTTGCAGTTGTGCCTTGAAACATGCCTAGAGCAGTCACAATTATTAACTAATAGTGACTTTTATGATTTAAAGAGAATTCTGCTCTGGTGGAGGTGCGAAACACTAAATATGCAAAGATAAACCACCCTGTATTAATCTCAGCAACTAGTTTAGGTTGGATAAGGGAAGCAAAAAGATGTACACATGCAATCACTGCATACCCTTAAAAGATCCATTTAATCCATGGCCTTTGCTAATACTAGCAGTTCAAGGGGCCAGCAGACATTAGAACAAAATCTGTCAATTGCTCAGAAATAAGCCAACACTATTCCTGGTCATTCCTTCCCCTGAGCAACTCACACAGAAAATAAAGGCTTATTTGCTTCAGTTGTGATAGGTCCTTCTTAGTCCTAAGTCAACAAGGGGGAATTCTTGACATTCAGTATTACCTGAACAACTGGTGGGAATAAAATGTGTTGTTCCTGCCAGATGGGAACTGACATTTTGAATAGGGACGGGATCAGCTCTACCCTGAAGCTCTGTGTTAGAGCTTGTCATCTAAGCAAACGACTCAGGGATGGGGACACATTCGGTCTTCCCTTGACAACAGCTAAGATAGTCATTATTCTGCTTTCCTACTAAAGGCATGATGGAAGGTGGCTTATCACTCAAACCAAAAACAGAGTCTTGGTGTGTCCAACCTCTCTCACACTGGCTGCTTCAGATATAAACAAAAACACTTTCTGCCCTTGTAGCCTCTCAACTCCTAGGTTAGTTGCACAACTAATGCTCACAGCTAACAAACTGTAAGGCACAACAAGGGCAGAGTGACCAGCTGACCTGCATGAGCCTTGAGGTTAGGTGACTTGGCCATACAGAAAAGATAAGTCAAGTGGAGAACTAAACTACTGGATTGATTGGAGGACACAGGTTTTGTGCATCCTGATCTTCATTCACTTATCCCTGAATTTACCTTGGTTCTGAGATGCCTCGGCTTTGCATCCTGAGGTCAATTATGTCCTGGATGGCTTTGCAGGTCACTTTACCTTTCCTGTCTTGATACCCCAACTCCTGCTCCTGATGACAATCAGGCATGCTTACACTTTAATCTTCCACTCAACCTCTTAACAGTATCCTGTTCTCATTCCATATCCTGTTCTTGGTCCTCAGCATTTGGTCCTTGACCCAAACACAGAGGGCTCTGGCCAGAAGCTCACAAACCGCCACCCACCCTCAGGGGCCTTTCCCGCCTGTCTGGTACCTGGAGATGCTGTTCCTCTTCTTGGAATGTCTTCTCTAGTTCTTCCATTCTTGCCTGCTGCTGGGCCTGCTCTGCACACAGCTGGGACTGTAGAGCCTGCAGTTCCTCCTCCATTTTTACAATTGTCTTTGAGTTCCCCTTTTGCGTCTGCCTCTTCACATTCAGAACAGCTATCTGTTTTTCCTGCAACTCTGTTTTCAGCTTCAGAATCCTGGACATGGTCATCTTAAACAGCTCTAGGCTGCTCTGAGATGTTGAAGGGTTTGAGCCTTTCTGCTTGTTATGGTGAGGGGCTATGATTTTGGGAGGGGTGGAGTAAACATCAGCCCCTGAGACTTTCTCCTGTGCCTCAGGAGAGGTCAACTTAGGATCCAAATATTTGGAGGGTAGACTGGCCACTTTACCGTTCTCATGTGACTGCACAGGCTGGCCAGGTTCACAAGACATCTCATTCATTTTCGATTTCAAATTTGAGGGGCCTTCAGCTCCAGAACCCTCTAATTCATCCAAACTAAACTTGCGTTTAGTTCTCAAGctcttatttttttccatcaTCTGCTTACACTTCAGGGCAAGACGAGGTACCACCTGCTCCCAGTCTTCTTCAGAAACTTCATATTCATACTCTGCATTCTCTTTATTATCCAGAGGTACCCCAAGCTGGATGTGGTCTCCCTGACGGATGGCATAAAACTTCAAAGGCTCCAGACGCACTCTGTTCAGCCAAACACCATTCAGACtctggggagagggaaagaagacaaaataagctttatgattttcttccttttagtgGGATTTCTCTCCTGTTGCTGCAAAACCTTCTGCCTCTTCAGAAGGAAAACCCTTGagaacaaatagaaaagaaaggtTCATAAACTACCGTCCTTAGAAACAGAATTCTTCAAAGAGTGTGTTGGCTTTTTACCTGTATTTCCCATTCATGCCTCCACAGAGGACTGCCTGTACAACAGCAGGAATCACCTTAGTACTGGTACATGAATCACTCAAACAAATGCAACAGCACCAAAGGAAACAAAGTGAATAGCTCCTACTGACTTGCACTGGAGACAACTGCCCAAGACTGCAAAAAACACTGCTAGTGAAGGAAGCAGCCTCTAGGGGTGAGGTCCAGGAAAGTCATTCAAGTACTATTTCTGGATGTGGCCGTCTCTCAATACGTTGGTGAAAGAGCAAAGCACTTCCCGGAACACACAAACCCAAAAAAGGGAGCACTAACACCCTGTACTGAGGGTCAAACTGCAGGTGGGACCTGACCCAACTAACACCAGGGGAGGTCCGTGTGCATTCCAGTACAGCGGTTAAGACCTGGGGCTCTAGATCCAGTTAGACTCGAGTTCAtggcccagctgcaccactttggGTTTATTAGTTGCATGATCTTCAGCAAAGATCCCTGTCTATAAAACAAGGATAATGTAGAGACTACCTCATGCTGTGCCTATGAGGAAAAATTAAGATAATACATAAAATACTTAGCACAGTGACTGGTATATAATAAATGCTTGATAAATGCTTACTTTTCTGGTTTTAAAGAAGTCATAGTGAGGccggtgtagcgggttaagctgccacctgaagtgctggcagcccatacgggtgccaattcaagtcctggctgtttcacttccagtctgtgcctgggaaagcagaagatggctcaagtgcttgggcccctaaacccatgtgggagatccggaagaagctcctggttcctggcttcagatctgcacagctctctgggcgttgaggccatctggggagtgaaccagtagataggagacctctctgtctcttcctgtaactctgcctttcaaataaataaataaatcttaaaaaaaaaaaaaaaaagaagtcatagtGTAGGGGTGAAGAATATGGACCCTGGAGTCAGACTGTCTGGGTTTATAATCTGGCTCTGTCATTTAACAGCtgtgtgacttttaaaaaaatttaattaattatttttattgatttaaaaagcagagacacagatacagagagatctttcatcagctggtttatccccaaatgccagcaacagctagagctgggccaggccacagccaggagcctcaaactcaatcgaggtcttccacatgggtagcaggacccaATAAATGAGCCATCACCTTGGTATCCCAAGGTtttccttagcaggaagctggactcagaagtggagatgggattcaaactcagacactctgatatgggataaggtATCCTAAGGAGcatcttaatccactgtgccaaacgtCTACCCCCCAGGCAGATTTCTTGATCTCTCCATGGATCAGTTTATGCATCTATAAAACAGTGGATAACAGCAGTCTTTCCCTCATGGTGCTTGTGTGAATTTAACATAAGGAATGCTCTTACAAAAGTGCATGGCATGTAGTATTATATAAATGTTCACTACAATTATTATATCCTGGTTCTACTGAATGATCACCAGTCACTTCAATTCCATTCTTAGTACTTACAAGGTAAATAGATCAAGtgcaaaaatagaagaaatgaagaCAACTTTTAGCAGCTGACTATAGAGAGGACATCAGAAGGGCACAGATAAGTAAATGTGGAATTACATGGCACAGCCTATAAATGCAAAGGAGCAGCATGTGGAGCTAGCTTAGCTACGGGATGCTAAGTGAAGATGACAGGTCTGAAAACAGACTTGAAATAAACACAGACTTCAGAGCTAAAGATACTGGTAAGCATTTTAATGCAAATCAAAGACTTACCTTTGGGGGACAGGCCAGAAATGCAGCTCATTCTGAATCAGCACTAACACTCAGGTTTACATTGACAATTACAGCTACCTACTttcagccagaaaaaaaaaatctttttccctGGTCAATGCGGTATgaggagcagagggctggaccACAAGGCACAGAGGACAAACGGGGAGTGAAGCTTAGTTATTGGCTCTGGTTTGGTATTAAgcttttgcttctgttttataGTATTTGATTTGAGCTGGAAGTGGGCGAGAAAGACTGGCACAGATACATACCGACTGGTCTCAACCCACCACCTTGGACCTAATCTGGATCCTCTGTCAAACTTCTCGCATGCACCCTTTCTATTCAGCCTCAGAAACTAAAGTCACGTCTGCTGACTTCTGAACCAACACAGGGGCAACAATACAGGGGGACAGAGCAATCTACTTGAGAACAGTTTCGGAGAACAGTCACATGCACAGGACACGGTTCTCAGGAAAAGTAACTTGATGAGAGAGCACCTACTGccaacatttaagaaaaatctcAAAGGCAAATATAAAGTAAGTAAGGTTACGGAAGAATCCCTGAACTATGGAAAACAAGCAATCCTAAGAAACTGGGGCAGCAAGCCTTTAATACCACAGGCCATTAGACCCCTGGCATTAACCCATCTCCTGCAAAGTCCTTTTGGTGTGGAAAATAAGCTGTTAGAATTCTCCTATCACAGTTTACCCTTGGATCCCTTTATGTTTACCCACTCATCACTTCTTGGTGACACCCAGTGGTATAACTTGGACCGCAGCCCTCCTGAGTCAGGTGTGTTCACAAGGTGACTgcagaaaaaagatgaaaattctaTGGCTGCCTAAGAACACTATGGCACAGCCCAGGAGATATGATCTTAAATACAACTGTTTAAACAAATCACAGTCTGTCAAGGCTTTCTTGATGGTGGTGTTTTCAGTCACCAGCTTCAACAATGTCAGCAGCAGCAAAATGATACCCAAAGGAAAACCTGCCCAATGTCTCCTAGCCATCAAGGGGGAAAAGGCGGAAAGTTACTTCACTTGATGCTCAATCTCTCTTTAAACAGATGTTGAGAGTGGAAGTCCAAAGCCGAAGGTAATATTTTCTTGGTGTTTTCTAGATGATTTATGTAGCTCAGTGGTTCTCAATTCTGATTGTACAGAAAAATCACATAGCTAAACAGAAAAATCACCTGGGAAGAGTTAAAGCAAATAGTGCTGAGGTCTCATCCTAGACTAAGTTAACTGGTCTGAAATTGGGATGAGGtatccatatatttttttttaagcctttttacgggtttaaaaaaaatgtttactggaCTGGCATTGtacgtagtgggttaagccacctaggatgccagcatcccatatcagagcagtggttcgagtcttggctgctctgtttccaatccagctccctgctcctgtgcctgagaaagtaacggaagatgactcaagtacttgggagacctggcccagccccggtcactgtggccatttggtgagttaGTCAGCAGatagaactctgtctctccctcatagtcattctgcctttcaaacaaataaatctgtttagaaatatttcttattttcatatttgaaaggcaaagtgagagagggaaggagatagagattgggtgggaggaggggaaaagGGAAGCTTTCAAGCTTTCAtgcactggcttactccccagaagcctgcaacagccaggactgggccaggctgaagccagaagccaggaactccatccaggtagcccacatgagtggaaggggctcaagcacctaaGCTATCACCttgggaagctggatgggaaggggagggaccaggattcaaaccagcactccagtggcATGTGGGATAAGAGCCTACGTCTTAATCCACTGGGCCATACCACCTACCCCAAGTACCAGCATTTTAAAAGTCACCTTTATCTATAAACACATACAATTATGAATGTATCATAGATGGAATCATATACCATGAATATTCATTTGAGTCTGGCCTCTTTTATGTAGCATAATTCATCTATGTTGCTGCTTGTTATTTTTCATTGCTGGGTAGTACTGACAGTATGGGTGGACCAGCTTATCCATTCTATAGTAGTGTTTTTCAGTTTGGGAGATTACGAATAAAATCACTATAAACACTCATGTACAAGTTTCTGTCAGAGCATAAACTTTCATTAACCTAGGACAAGTACACAGACTGGATCACTAAGTAAATGTGTGCTTAAGTCCAAGAAACCACCAAACTATTTTTCAGAGGGCTACTTTGTTTTCTCACTTTCGATGTTTAGAGTTCCAGTAaaagggccagtactgtggaccagcaggttaagctgtcacttgcaaagatagcatcccatattggggcacTGGTTTggttctggcttctgatccagctccttgctaacgtatctgggagggcagcagaggatagtccaagtgcttgggcctcttccacccatgtgggaaacttgaagagttccaggctcctagcttcagcctggcccagccagctattgcagacatttaggggctggaccagtgaatggaagatctctttctctctttctctccctctctctgccactctgcctttcaaataaataaaataaatcttaaaaaaaaaaaaaaaaaggtccagtTATTTACTGGATGCTCTgtttgcgatccagctctctgcttctgtgctgggaaaacagcagaagatagctcaaggacttgggtctctgacatCCATGTCAGaaacccaggtggaattcctggttcctggctttgaactgaaccaactctggctgttgtgggcattctgggagtgaatcagcagatgaagatctatctctgtgtctcttcatctctctgtcattctacctttgtaataaataaataaataaacaaacaaacctttagGGGAAGTGTTCCAATTTTGGGGCAGGCATTagacctagcagttaagctgctggttaggAAGCCTGCATCCTAGTCCCAGTCTTGTCTgctaattccagtttcttgctaaagcACAAGCTTGAGACtttgccatccacgtgagagactgaattcctggctcctggcttcagccttgcacaacccagccctgagtgttgcaggcatctgagaagtgaaccagtggatgggaatgctcttgcttgctctctctctctctgcctctcaacataaattaaataaatgagagactaaaaaaaaaaaaagttctaggggggccggtgccgcggctcaataggctaatcctctgcctgcggcgtcggcacaccgggttctagtcccagtcggggctccagattctgtcccggttgcccctcttccaggccagctctctgctgtagccagggagtgcagtggagggtagcccaagtgctcgggccctgcaccccatgggagaccaggagaagcacctggctcctgccttcggatcggcgcagtgcgccggtcgcagtgccccggccgtggcggccattggagggtgaaccaacggcaaaaggaagacctttctctgtccctctctttcattgtccactctgtcaaaaaaaaaaaaagttctaggggccagtgctgtgacacagcaggtaaagcagccacctgtggtgctggcatcccatacggacaccagttcaagccccaactgctccacttctgatccagctctctgctatggcctgagaaagcagtagaagatggtccaagtgcttgggcccctgcacccacatgggagacctggaagaagctctaggttcctggctttggatcggcacagctccagccgttgtggccatttggggagtaaaccagaggatgcaagaccttcctctgtctctctctgcctctgtaatgctgcctttcaaataaatattaagaaaaaaattctagctACTTCACATGTTCATAAGTACTTAGTATTTTTAAGCAACTATAACACATTATGtatcaatttttaataaaattaataaaaaataataaaaaataaaattaataaagaggtcttccatccgctagttcactccccagatggctgcaacaaccagagctgcgccgatccggagccaggagctcccatgtgggtgcaggggcccaaggacttggaccatcttccactgctttcccaggccatagcagagagctggattggaagtggagcagccgggatgcaaaatggtgcccatatgggatgccagcactgcagggggacagttttacctgctatgccacagcgccgggcccatcagctcagcttctgattccagcttcctgctaatacacaccctgggaggcagcaagcgatggcttaaatacttaggtccatgccacccatgtgggagacatgaattgagtCTGGTagccagcatggcccagccctggctattgccagcacttggggagtaaaccagtggactgaagatctttctggc belongs to Oryctolagus cuniculus chromosome 5, mOryCun1.1, whole genome shotgun sequence and includes:
- the RNF8 gene encoding E3 ubiquitin-protein ligase RNF8 isoform X1, with the protein product MEKPGSLATGLRCQSWCLRRVGMNVEWLLLEDGREVSLGRGFSVTYQLVSKVCPLMISRKHCVLKQNPEGQWTIMDNKSLNGVWLNRVRLEPLKFYAIRQGDHIQLGVPLDNKENAEYEYEVSEEDWEQVVPRLALKCKQMMEKNKSLRTKRKFSLDELEGSGAEGPSNLKSKMNEMSCEPGQPVQSHENGKVASLPSKYLDPKLTSPEAQEKVSGADVYSTPPKIIAPHHNKQKGSNPSTSQSSLELFKMTMSRILKLKTELQEKQIAVLNVKRQTQKGNSKTIVKMEEELQALQSQLCAEQAQQQARMEELEKTFQEEEQHLQDLEKEQGEEDLKQQLVQALQEHRALMEELNRSKKDFEAIIQAKNRELEQTKEEKEKVQAQKEEVLSQMNDVLENELQCIICSEYFIEAVTLNCAHSFCSYCIKEWMKRKIECPICRKDIESKTYSLVLDNCINKMVDNLSSEVKERRIALIRERKAKRLS
- the RNF8 gene encoding E3 ubiquitin-protein ligase RNF8 isoform X2, whose product is MEKPGSLATGLRCQSWCLRRVGMNVEWLLLEDGREVSLGRGFSVTYQLVSKVCPLMISRKHCVLKQNPEGQWTIMDNKSLNGVWLNRVRLEPLKFYAIRQGDHIQLGVPLDNKENAEYEYEVSEEDWEQVVPRLALKCKQMMEKNKSLRTKRKFSLDELEGSGAEGPSNLKSKMNEMSCEPGQPVQSHENGKVASLPSKYLDPKLTSPEAQEKVSGADVYSTPPKIIAPHHNKQKGSNPSTSQSSLELFKMTMSRILKLKTELQEKQIAVLNVKRQTQKGNSKTIVKMEEELQALQSQLCAEQAQQQARMEELEKTFQEEEQHLQDLEKEQGEEDLKQQLVQALQEHRALMEELNRSKKDFEAIIQAKNRELEQTKAVTLNCAHSFCSYCIKEWMKRKIECPICRKDIESKTYSLVLDNCINKMVDNLSSEVKERRIALIRERKAKRLS